From Lepisosteus oculatus isolate fLepOcu1 chromosome 8, fLepOcu1.hap2, whole genome shotgun sequence, one genomic window encodes:
- the map7d3 gene encoding ensconsin isoform X9, producing MAEGAMSLKGMRAQMAAAAQAQAEERRSLTSSSPGLAAPSGGGTKTGAKPVLDGATLRIDDKLRVAKERREEQEKQQAARESQILERERKARLQYARQMEERQKKLEEQRRKEEQRRAAVEEKRKQRQEEEKEHYEAVMRRTLERSQRLEQRQKRWSWGGGPTAELENKAGDPETAPAVDLVPSSPADPQRAEEAEKRSTSTTNLKQADCVISKRLSSSSATLMNSPEKSAKRRSSSLNRLPSKAPAKEPQKQSEEQQTESHLCPRSASASPLQPPRGPLRSRSIDRQKAGPPSSASSEGGADGAQKSEKEKRPPSPAGKRPASPSSVPGRRRSPSPAPAPSSTAKRPTSPAAAKQSPRNRPSSPGGGKQRPPSPQPSATKPPPIQRPALTPTGPPTLRKRDSKPKEGPTVQPVTPQSPEAPASVAPSTKTKEDSSTKAIAGTTSAEEAAKILAENRRLAREQKEREEQQRLQREEEERLRREEERQLAEQEQARREEEEKRLAEEKKREEEENARLAEEERARQELEEQERQAELQQQREEAEARAQEEAEKARQERERKLQQDQQERMERKKRIEEIMKRTRKTDQNDSKRDEKDVQDENGLEMLGAEDETKVFLPVSAEGERSVSEDCAEGDPDQSHLGRERSEHAESTAGDQAAITPGEVEELEGVNGRAEEDDQENNNGTCPEGVSLVPEAQPVDSSFVHVNEDSKVGLLPNLNGKSSSWSFEELIDLGVHSKTTLITVDAINADDCNQNLIDAAGIPDGPRVAFEDKAAVTSLSKPIEAVSDM from the exons CTGCCGCAGCCCAGGCGCAAGCGGAGGAGCGGCGCAGTCTGACCAGCAGCAGTCCGGGCCTGGCAGCACCTTCAGGGGGTGGCACAAAGACAGGCGCCAAGCCAG TACTTGATGGAGCAACACTAAGGATAGATGACAAGCTGAGAGTGGcaaaggagaggagagaggaacaGGAGAAGCAGCaag CCGCCAGGGAGTCCCAGATCCTGGAGCGGGAGAGGAAGGCCCGGCTGCAGTACGCGCGGCAGATGGAGGAGCGCCAGAAGAAGCTGGAGGAGCAGCGCCGGAAAGAGGAGCAGCGCAGGGCGGCCGTGGAGGAGAAGAGGAAGCAgaggcaggaggaggagaag GAGCACTACGAGGCTGTGATGCGGCGCACGCTGGAGCGCAGCCAGAGGCTGGAGCAGAGGCAGAAGAGGTGGTCCTGGGGAGGAGGTCCGACCGCGGAGTTGGAGAACAAGGCCG GTGATCCTGAGACAGCCCCAGCTGTAGACTTAGTACCTTCTTCTCCAGCAGATCCTCAGAGAGCGGAAGAAG CTGAAAAACGCTCTACATCCACAACGAACCTGAAACAGGCCGATTGTGTAATCAGCAAACGCCTTTCTTCATCCTCCGCCACCCTCATGAATTCACCCGAGAAAA GTGCTAAAAGGAGGAGCTCCTCTCTCAATCGATTGCCTAGTAAGGCCCCTGCTAAGGAACCCCAAAAGCAGTCCGAGGAGCAGCAGACAG AGTCTCACCTCTGTCCTCGTTCAGCCTCGGCCAGCCCCCTGCAGCCTCCCCGAGGGCCCCTGCGGAGCCGCAGCATCGACCGGCAAAAGGCTGGCCCCCCCTCCTCCGCCTCTTCGGAAGGCGGCGCGGACGGCGCACAG AAATCGGAGAAGGAGAAGCGACCTCCTTCTCCTGCGGGGAAGCGGCCAGCCTCCCCCTCCAGTGTCCCAGGACGCCGCCGCTCCCCCTCTCCTGCCCCGGCACCCAGCAGCACGGCCAAGAGACCCACTTCGCCAGCCGCCGCCAA GCAGAGTCCACGAAACCGCCCCTCATCTCCCGGCGGAGGTAAACAGCGCCCCCCGTCTCCTCAGCCCTCCGCCACCAAACCGCCCCCCATCCAGCGCCCGGCTCTCACCCCCACTGGGCCTCCCACCCTCCGCAAGAGGGACTCCAAACCCAAAGAGGGCCCCACGGTGCAGCCGGTCACCCCACAGTCGCCCGAGGCCCCGGCCAGTGTGGCCCCCAGCACCAAGACCAAAGAGG ACTCCAGCACCAAAGCTATAGCAGGGACCACGTCAGCCGAGGAGGCGGCTAAGATCCTGGCGGAGAACCGGCGCCTGGCCCGGGAGCAGAAGGAACGAGAGGAGCAGCAGAGgctgcagagagaggaggaagagag GCTccggagagaggaggagaggcagCTGGCGGAGCAGGAGCAGGCGCGGcgcgaggaagaggagaagcGGCTGGCGGAGGagaagaagagggaggaggaggagaacgCGCGCTTGGCTGAGGAGGAGAGAGCcaggcaggagctggaggagcaggagagaCAGGCTGAGCTGCAACAGCAG CGAGAGGAGGCCGAGGCGCGGGCGCAGGAGGAGGCGGAGAAGGCcaggcaggagagggagaggaagctGCAGCAGGACCAGCAGGAGCGCATGGAGCGGAAGAAG AGGATTGAAGAAATAATGAAGAGGACAAGAAAAACGGACCAAAACGATTCAAAG AGAGATGAGAAGGATGTGCAGGATGAGAACGGACTGGAGATGCTGGGCGCAGAAGATGAAACCAAAG TCTTCCTGCCTGTCTctgcagagggagagaggagcgtGTCGGAGGACTGTGCCGAAGGGGACCCGGATCAGAGCCACCTGGGACGTGAACGCAGCGAGCATGCAGAGAGCACAGCGGGGGACCAGGCAGCCATTACCCCTGGGGaggtggaggagctggaggGCGTGAACGGGAGGGCAGAGGAGGATGACCAGGAGAACAACAATGGGACATGTCCTGAGGGAGTCAG TTTGGTGCCTGAAGCCCAGCCAGTGGATTCCTCGTTTGTGCACGTTAATGAAGACTCCAAAGTGGGGCTGCTGCCCAATCTCAATGGGAAGTCCAGCTCCTGGAGCTTTGAGGAGCTCATAGATCTGGGAGTCCACTCCAAAACCACACTAATTACTGTAGACGCCATTAATGCTGATGACTGTAACCAAAACCTAATAGATGCTGCAGGCATTCCTGACGGACCTAGAGTGGCATTTGAAGACAAGGCTGCAGTGACCTCATTGAGTAAGCCCATTGAAGCCGTTTCAG ACAtgtga